Proteins encoded by one window of Deinococcus radiodurans R1 = ATCC 13939 = DSM 20539:
- the tmrD gene encoding putative tunicamycin resistance ATP-binding protein TmrD: protein MTPMRSPIIWINGPFGVGKTHTAHTLHERLPGSFVFEPEEMGQALRKLTPGFSGDPQEHPMWIPLMLDALQYASREAAGPLIVPVSISDTARHRRLMSGLKDRGLSVHHFTLIAPLNVVLERLRRDGQPQVNVGTVEDRLNELRGEQFQTHIDTAGLGTQQVAEQIAAQVGLTLAPPPQGALHWLRGALGRRREN, encoded by the coding sequence GTGACGCCGATGCGCTCGCCTATCATCTGGATCAACGGCCCCTTTGGCGTGGGAAAGACCCACACCGCCCATACGCTGCACGAGCGTCTGCCGGGCAGCTTCGTGTTCGAGCCCGAGGAAATGGGGCAGGCGCTGCGAAAGTTGACCCCCGGCTTCAGCGGCGACCCGCAGGAACACCCGATGTGGATTCCCCTCATGCTCGACGCGTTGCAGTACGCCAGCCGCGAGGCCGCCGGCCCCCTGATCGTCCCAGTGTCCATCAGCGACACCGCCCGGCACCGCCGCCTGATGAGCGGCCTGAAAGACCGGGGCCTGAGCGTGCACCACTTCACCCTGATTGCGCCGCTGAACGTGGTGCTTGAGCGGCTGCGGCGCGACGGTCAGCCCCAGGTCAACGTGGGCACCGTCGAAGACCGCCTCAATGAACTGCGTGGCGAGCAGTTTCAGACCCACATCGACACCGCTGGCCTCGGCACGCAGCAGGTGGCTGAGCAGATTGCCGCCCAGGTCGGCCTGACGCTGGCGCCGCCGCCCCAGGGCGCGCTGCACTGGCTGCGCGGCGCGCTGGGACGGCGCCGGGAGAACTGA
- a CDS encoding aspartate aminotransferase family protein gives MSLQSPPELPSGFIRTSDVLHERLTPARARHLDLQYGNEELLYGLDVLGLAGPFYRTSPWELEDEQGVRRINACGYAALPFGEMPPAITSFMQEFLEHNRAMTLPQQSSSPWRAALQTNLVKLLSRELPSHSDSQVFFCSSGTEAIEGAMKFAKAWRPEARHFISFGSGYHGKTYGSLSLTPNPEYQDVFRPLVPGALTSPYGDLDALKALVRRAGPDKIIAVVVEPIQGEGGVNIPPPGFLRGLGEFCRSHGIVVIADEIQTGLGRTGHWFESAAQGLDADIITLAKPLGGGLVPVGATIVRQPIYKKMLGGLSSKRHSNTFGGGALSMAVGLKSLEYLLENDLPARSRALGEQGLARLQDLQRRFPKLLQAVRGQGLLLAMQFQPVVGLALPGAIRELVYEGTAILALRELHHARVMANLSLSSKRVVRLSPALDMPQDVFTELMDRVERFAQLNPNARSLVTHTPAPTLLRLATFAASKPKKRTPSDG, from the coding sequence ATGAGCCTTCAATCGCCGCCCGAGCTGCCCAGCGGCTTTATTCGCACCTCTGATGTCCTCCACGAGCGCCTGACCCCGGCGCGCGCGCGGCACCTCGACCTGCAATACGGCAACGAGGAACTGCTCTACGGCCTCGACGTGCTGGGGCTGGCGGGGCCGTTTTACCGCACCTCGCCCTGGGAACTCGAAGACGAGCAGGGCGTGCGGCGTATCAACGCCTGCGGGTACGCCGCGCTGCCGTTCGGGGAAATGCCGCCCGCCATCACCAGCTTCATGCAGGAATTTCTGGAACACAACCGCGCCATGACGCTGCCGCAGCAGTCGAGCAGCCCCTGGCGGGCAGCCCTGCAAACCAACCTCGTCAAGCTGCTGTCGCGTGAGCTGCCGAGCCACAGCGACAGCCAGGTCTTCTTCTGCTCGAGCGGCACCGAGGCCATCGAGGGCGCGATGAAGTTCGCCAAGGCGTGGCGCCCGGAGGCGCGGCACTTCATCTCGTTTGGCAGCGGCTACCACGGCAAGACCTACGGCAGCCTCAGCCTGACGCCCAACCCCGAGTACCAGGACGTGTTTCGCCCGCTGGTGCCCGGTGCGCTCACCTCACCCTACGGCGACCTCGATGCGCTGAAGGCTCTGGTGCGCCGCGCGGGACCGGACAAAATCATCGCGGTGGTCGTGGAACCGATTCAGGGTGAGGGCGGGGTCAACATTCCGCCGCCCGGCTTTCTGCGTGGCCTGGGGGAGTTCTGCCGCTCGCACGGCATCGTGGTCATTGCCGACGAGATTCAGACTGGCCTGGGGCGCACCGGCCACTGGTTCGAGTCGGCGGCGCAGGGGCTCGACGCCGACATCATTACCCTCGCCAAACCGCTCGGCGGCGGGCTGGTGCCGGTGGGCGCGACCATCGTCCGGCAGCCCATCTACAAGAAAATGCTCGGCGGCCTGAGCAGCAAGCGCCACTCCAACACCTTCGGCGGCGGGGCGCTGAGCATGGCGGTGGGCCTGAAGTCACTCGAGTACCTGCTCGAAAACGACCTGCCCGCCCGCAGCCGCGCCCTGGGCGAACAGGGCCTGGCCCGCTTGCAGGACTTGCAGCGGCGCTTTCCCAAACTGCTGCAGGCGGTGCGCGGTCAGGGCCTGCTGCTGGCCATGCAGTTTCAGCCGGTGGTCGGGCTGGCGCTGCCGGGCGCGATTCGTGAACTGGTCTACGAGGGCACCGCGATTCTGGCGCTGCGCGAACTGCACCACGCCCGCGTCATGGCGAACCTCAGCCTCAGCAGCAAACGGGTGGTGCGCCTCTCCCCCGCGCTCGACATGCCGCAGGACGTGTTCACCGAGCTGATGGACCGGGTCGAACGCTTCGCGCAGCTCAACCCCAACGCCCGCAGTCTGGTCACGCATACGCCCGCGCCCACGCTGCTGCGGCTGGCGACCTTCGCGGCGAGCAAGCCCAAAAAGCGCACGCCGAGCGACGGGTAA
- a CDS encoding 2-phosphosulfolactate phosphatase: MRLRVDLLPDSHYPDVALVIDVLRATTTAVTLLEQGAAELLLTRTTEAALAVRETVPDVLLAGERGGLTIPGFDLGNSPVEVSGGAVAGRRVVMTTTNGTIAAHRAAQTARHVVLAALVNAHAVARHALAVASEEIAIVCAGTDGRVGLDDVYAAGVIAEYLLALGDFQVDDGARIALTMRRGGGDPGEALRSSGHGATLARLGLSSDVDYAAQLSTSRLIPTLVPGDDVPAGALRFLAG; encoded by the coding sequence ATGAGACTGCGTGTAGACCTGCTTCCCGACAGCCATTACCCCGACGTGGCCCTGGTCATTGACGTGCTGCGGGCGACCACCACCGCCGTGACCCTGCTGGAGCAGGGCGCCGCCGAACTGCTGCTGACCCGCACGACCGAGGCGGCCCTCGCCGTGCGCGAAACGGTGCCCGACGTGCTGCTCGCGGGTGAACGCGGCGGGCTGACCATTCCCGGCTTCGACCTCGGCAACAGTCCGGTGGAAGTGAGTGGTGGGGCAGTGGCCGGGCGCCGCGTGGTCATGACGACCACCAACGGGACCATTGCCGCTCACCGCGCCGCGCAAACGGCCCGACACGTGGTGCTTGCCGCGCTGGTCAACGCCCACGCGGTGGCCCGGCACGCCCTGGCGGTGGCGAGCGAGGAAATCGCCATCGTGTGTGCGGGAACCGACGGACGGGTGGGGCTCGACGACGTGTACGCTGCCGGAGTCATCGCCGAGTATCTGCTCGCGCTGGGCGACTTTCAGGTAGACGACGGCGCCCGCATTGCCCTCACCATGCGCCGGGGCGGGGGCGATCCGGGCGAGGCTTTGCGGAGCAGCGGACACGGCGCCACCCTGGCCAGACTCGGCCTGAGCTCCGACGTCGACTATGCCGCGCAGCTCAGCACCAGCCGCCTGATTCCCACCCTGGTGCCGGGCGACGACGTGCCCGCGGGGGCCCTGCGCTTCCTGGCGGGCTGA
- a CDS encoding TetR/AcrR family transcriptional regulator has product MDSSSLRERQKERRRARIYNVAIDLFKQGGFQGTTATDIARASNVSRGTFFNYYPYKEAVLLDYGSEVMERLRDLAEQRLAQGVPAMSVLYEIWDTLADENARERDLFPPLAYEVMNPNPERARTAYQALPLSKVVELVLRPLHQEGQIRTDLSLQRISNLIADTYLMVALRWSAYGTERPLKDEMRLALGLLLEGALRRDGPR; this is encoded by the coding sequence ATGGACTCTTCCTCACTTCGGGAGCGGCAGAAAGAACGCCGCCGCGCCCGCATCTATAACGTGGCGATCGACCTCTTCAAACAGGGGGGGTTTCAGGGCACCACCGCCACCGACATCGCGCGGGCGAGCAACGTCTCGCGCGGCACTTTTTTCAACTACTACCCCTACAAGGAAGCGGTGCTGCTCGATTACGGCAGCGAGGTCATGGAGCGGCTGCGCGACCTCGCCGAGCAGCGGCTGGCGCAGGGCGTGCCCGCCATGTCGGTGCTCTACGAAATCTGGGACACGCTGGCCGACGAAAACGCCCGCGAGCGCGACCTGTTTCCGCCGCTCGCCTACGAGGTGATGAACCCCAACCCCGAGCGTGCCCGCACCGCGTATCAGGCGCTGCCGCTGAGCAAGGTGGTCGAGCTGGTGTTGCGCCCGCTGCATCAGGAAGGGCAGATTCGCACCGACCTGAGCCTGCAACGCATCAGCAACCTGATTGCCGACACCTACCTGATGGTCGCGCTGCGCTGGTCGGCTTACGGCACCGAGCGTCCACTCAAAGACGAGATGCGCCTCGCGCTTGGGCTGCTGCTCGAAGGTGCCCTGCGGCGCGACGGCCCCCGCTGA
- a CDS encoding [LysW]-lysine hydrolase, with the protein MTPTPDAQAARELIRQAVSIPSLSGEEQAIAAFLRDWMARRGFDAQVDEAGNAVGVRGSGPLTVALLGHMDTVPGDIPVRVDEAGVLHGRGSVDAKGSLCTFIAAVSALPPEALSAARFVCIGATEEEAPSSKGARYAMRQHRPDFVLIGEPSGWAGLTLGYKGRLVAKVRVEKDNFHTAGDGTSAADDLTLGWQRVREWAAGFAPADSGGGGIFDRVQVTLQDLGSSGDGLTQRAWATIGLRLPPALAPYQAEEAIEQAFAGLGADLTFTGHESAVRHPKDNALTRALRVAIREQGGTPTFKVKTGTSDMNVVAELWPVPTLAYGPGDSALDHTPEERLDLAEYDRAVAVLTSALTRLVGG; encoded by the coding sequence GTGACCCCCACGCCGGACGCGCAGGCCGCCCGCGAGCTGATTCGGCAGGCGGTCAGCATCCCCTCCCTGTCGGGCGAGGAGCAGGCCATCGCCGCGTTCCTGCGCGACTGGATGGCGCGGCGCGGCTTCGACGCTCAGGTGGACGAGGCGGGCAACGCGGTGGGCGTGCGCGGGAGTGGCCCACTCACCGTCGCGCTGCTCGGGCACATGGACACCGTGCCCGGCGACATTCCGGTGCGGGTGGACGAGGCGGGCGTGCTGCACGGACGCGGCAGTGTGGACGCCAAGGGGAGCCTCTGCACCTTCATCGCGGCGGTGTCGGCTCTGCCCCCCGAGGCGCTGAGCGCCGCCCGCTTCGTCTGCATCGGCGCCACCGAGGAGGAGGCGCCGAGCAGCAAGGGCGCCCGGTACGCCATGCGCCAGCACCGGCCCGATTTCGTTTTGATCGGTGAACCGAGCGGCTGGGCCGGGCTGACGCTGGGGTACAAGGGCCGGCTGGTAGCAAAAGTCCGGGTGGAAAAAGACAACTTCCACACGGCGGGCGACGGTACCTCCGCCGCCGACGACCTCACCCTCGGCTGGCAGCGGGTGCGCGAGTGGGCCGCCGGATTTGCCCCAGCAGACAGTGGGGGGGGCGGCATTTTCGACCGCGTGCAGGTGACGTTGCAAGACCTCGGCAGCTCGGGCGACGGGCTCACGCAGCGGGCCTGGGCCACCATCGGTCTGCGCCTGCCGCCTGCGCTTGCGCCGTATCAGGCCGAGGAAGCCATCGAACAGGCGTTCGCAGGGCTGGGCGCCGACCTTACCTTCACCGGCCACGAGTCGGCGGTGCGGCATCCCAAGGACAATGCACTGACCCGGGCGCTGCGGGTCGCCATCCGCGAGCAGGGGGGGACGCCGACCTTCAAGGTCAAGACCGGCACCAGCGACATGAACGTGGTGGCCGAACTCTGGCCGGTGCCGACCCTCGCCTACGGCCCCGGCGACTCGGCGCTCGACCACACGCCCGAGGAACGTCTCGACCTAGCCGAGTACGACCGGGCGGTGGCGGTGCTGACCTCCGCTCTGACCCGGCTGGTGGGCGGCTAG
- a CDS encoding Ig domain-containing protein: MSQPPLLSGPGGRLLGAALLIGLLAGCGSVSTGNAGSGTVGTSTTSRADVMTFQPSSLPVSYVGETYNVQVGVTGGVGPYGYRLTAGTLPPGLKFAGGALSGTPTKAGSYSFAIQATDANLSTRVQEYTMNVDALPPLALKPTLPPGEIRGETRIPVTIQAPRAVRAARLSWDLGKDVQVTRVQPADAGSVVFWQQRGSVLTVDLGFRTVPRPDARIALITVKPAKAVTLKADALGYEARDGSGKMLVDKKRPGSEPVKPAEQPGDPKVDPKAADQKATDQKATDPKTVDPKTVTPADTVEGGPLPSPALPTPSLPPTLPPVTTPPANTPPVPTPTPPANQPAPAPAPQPAPAPQPTPPSGTGGA, encoded by the coding sequence ATGTCACAGCCACCACTCCTTTCCGGCCCCGGCGGGCGGCTGCTCGGCGCGGCTCTGCTCATCGGCCTGCTCGCGGGCTGCGGCTCGGTCTCGACCGGCAACGCGGGCAGCGGCACCGTGGGCACCTCGACCACCAGCCGCGCCGACGTGATGACCTTTCAGCCGAGCAGCCTGCCCGTGTCCTACGTGGGTGAAACCTACAACGTGCAAGTGGGCGTCACCGGGGGCGTGGGGCCTTACGGCTACCGCCTCACGGCGGGCACGCTGCCGCCGGGCCTGAAGTTCGCGGGCGGCGCCCTCAGCGGCACGCCGACCAAAGCGGGCAGCTACTCCTTTGCCATTCAGGCCACCGACGCCAACCTCAGCACCCGCGTGCAGGAATACACCATGAACGTGGACGCCCTGCCGCCGCTCGCGCTCAAACCCACGCTGCCTCCTGGCGAGATTCGCGGCGAAACCCGTATCCCGGTGACCATTCAGGCCCCGCGCGCCGTCCGCGCCGCCCGGCTGAGCTGGGACCTCGGCAAGGATGTGCAGGTTACCCGCGTGCAGCCCGCCGACGCTGGCAGTGTGGTGTTCTGGCAACAGCGCGGCAGCGTCCTGACGGTGGACCTCGGCTTCCGCACCGTACCGCGCCCCGACGCCCGCATCGCCCTGATTACCGTCAAGCCCGCCAAGGCCGTGACCCTCAAGGCCGACGCCCTGGGCTACGAAGCCCGCGACGGCAGCGGCAAGATGCTGGTGGACAAGAAGCGCCCCGGCAGCGAACCGGTCAAGCCCGCTGAGCAGCCGGGCGACCCGAAGGTTGACCCGAAAGCCGCCGACCAGAAGGCGACTGACCAGAAGGCCACCGACCCCAAAACTGTGGACCCCAAGACCGTTACCCCCGCCGACACGGTGGAGGGCGGCCCGCTGCCTTCGCCCGCTTTGCCCACGCCGTCGCTGCCGCCCACGCTGCCTCCAGTGACCACGCCCCCAGCCAACACGCCCCCAGTTCCCACCCCAACGCCTCCAGCGAACCAGCCCGCGCCCGCACCCGCTCCCCAGCCGGCTCCAGCTCCTCAACCCACGCCGCCCAGCGGCACGGGGGGCGCGTGA
- a CDS encoding SLC13 family permease, producing the protein MDPVTILLILFVVALVLFATEWLPVDVTALGLLSALLLFGLLKPKEAFAGFGSDTVLTLASLFILTRVLLRAGVIEWIGHALARRARNANAMLRAMLGTVAGVSSLTSNTATTAVFLPVVSGLSRRAGIPASRSLMPLAFASILGGTITVIGTSTNLVVSGALPATGLKPLGFFELAWVGVPVALVGLLYLFFVAPKLLPDREAQLEDTLRAYLADLTVAPGSPLIGQSLRESGLGRDHGLTVVAVRRAGPGGEGLTSYAPGADFIIQEGDTLALEGPTERILAGKTNLGVVSRSEQKMLAAEGGTPGATVRLVEAVVLPGSPLLGRTLREAQFRERYGLSVLALHRRERTVERLGQLRIRVGDVLLIQGQADRVARLGDRFAVLGDLTDQQSDLKKAPLALLLFLGAVALGATGVVPLGVAVVVAAALSLILRLITPEEAYGSVEWPVIVLVACMLAFGTAFEQTGAAKVLTGALSGVLEPLGPYGLLGALFLVTVILTQPMSNQAAALVMLPLAIGTAKALGYDPRPFVIGITVAASNSFITPLEPSCMLVYGPGHYTFMDFVRVGAGLTLLAFAVSMVVIPLVWPF; encoded by the coding sequence ATGGACCCCGTCACCATCTTGCTTATTCTGTTCGTGGTCGCGCTCGTCCTGTTCGCCACCGAGTGGCTGCCAGTGGACGTCACGGCGCTGGGGCTGCTCTCGGCGCTGCTGCTGTTCGGGCTCCTGAAGCCCAAGGAAGCCTTTGCGGGCTTCGGCAGTGACACGGTGCTCACCCTCGCTTCGCTGTTCATCCTGACGCGGGTGCTGCTGCGGGCGGGGGTCATCGAGTGGATCGGGCACGCGCTCGCCCGGCGCGCCCGCAATGCCAACGCGATGCTGCGGGCGATGCTGGGAACGGTGGCGGGCGTCAGCTCGCTGACCTCCAACACCGCGACCACCGCCGTTTTTTTGCCGGTCGTCTCGGGCCTGTCGCGCCGCGCGGGGATTCCTGCCAGCCGCTCGCTGATGCCGCTCGCCTTTGCCAGCATCCTCGGCGGGACCATCACCGTCATTGGGACGAGCACCAACCTCGTGGTGTCGGGGGCATTGCCGGCGACGGGTCTCAAGCCGCTGGGGTTTTTCGAACTCGCCTGGGTAGGGGTGCCGGTGGCCCTCGTCGGGCTGCTCTACCTCTTTTTCGTCGCCCCCAAACTGCTGCCGGACCGTGAAGCACAACTGGAAGACACCCTGCGTGCCTACCTCGCCGACCTCACGGTGGCGCCGGGCAGTCCACTCATCGGCCAAAGCCTGCGCGAGTCGGGGCTGGGGCGCGACCACGGGCTGACGGTGGTCGCAGTGCGCCGCGCCGGGCCGGGCGGGGAAGGGCTGACTTCGTATGCGCCGGGGGCCGATTTCATCATTCAGGAGGGCGACACCCTGGCACTGGAAGGCCCCACCGAGCGGATTCTGGCGGGCAAGACCAACCTCGGCGTGGTCAGCCGCAGCGAGCAGAAGATGCTGGCCGCTGAGGGGGGCACGCCGGGGGCCACCGTGCGGCTGGTCGAAGCGGTGGTGCTGCCCGGTTCGCCGCTGCTGGGCCGCACGCTGCGCGAGGCGCAGTTTCGCGAGCGCTACGGCCTGAGCGTGCTCGCCCTGCACCGCCGCGAACGCACCGTGGAGCGGCTCGGCCAGCTGCGCATCCGGGTGGGCGACGTGCTGCTCATCCAGGGCCAGGCCGACCGGGTGGCGCGCCTCGGCGACCGCTTCGCCGTGCTCGGCGACCTGACCGACCAGCAGAGCGACCTGAAAAAAGCCCCCCTCGCGCTGCTGCTGTTTCTCGGGGCGGTGGCGCTGGGGGCGACGGGTGTGGTCCCGCTCGGCGTGGCGGTGGTGGTGGCGGCAGCGCTCAGCCTCATCCTACGCCTGATTACGCCAGAAGAAGCCTATGGGAGCGTGGAATGGCCGGTCATTGTCCTCGTCGCCTGCATGCTCGCCTTCGGCACCGCCTTCGAGCAGACCGGCGCGGCCAAGGTCCTCACCGGAGCGCTCTCGGGCGTGCTGGAACCGCTCGGCCCCTACGGCCTGCTCGGGGCGCTGTTCCTCGTCACGGTCATTCTCACGCAGCCGATGAGCAACCAGGCCGCCGCGCTCGTCATGCTGCCCCTCGCCATCGGCACCGCCAAGGCGCTGGGCTACGACCCCCGGCCCTTCGTCATCGGCATCACGGTGGCGGCGAGCAACTCGTTCATCACCCCGCTGGAGCCGTCGTGCATGCTCGTCTACGGCCCCGGCCACTACACCTTCATGGACTTCGTGCGGGTGGGTGCCGGGCTGACGCTGCTCGCCTTCGCGGTGTCCATGGTGGTGATTCCGCTGGTGTGGCCGTTCTGA
- the nspC gene encoding carboxynorspermidine decarboxylase yields MDWDRIPSPAFVLDETRLRRNLTLINYVQQQSGAQIIVAFKGFSMWSTFPLLREYGITGATASSLNEAILAKEEMQGEVHVYAPAYSDEDFPRILELADHLVFNSFAQWERFRPQVQAARAGGRELHVGIRINPEYAEVETDLYNPAGPFSRLGVTRREFREDLLDGIDGLHFHTLCEKDSDTLERTLEVVERNFGEFLPRMNWVNFGGGHLMTREGYDIPRLIRVVKAFREKHGVHVILEPGSAFGWQTGWLVSSVLDVVHNVKDAALLDVSVSAHMPDVLEMPYRPRILGAGDPPLDDHREAQDTGSGYPYIIGGTTCLAGDVVGEYVFPHELKVGSRVVFDDMIHYTMVKTTFFNGVKHPDIGILHADGSYERVKTFGYEEFKAKLS; encoded by the coding sequence GTGGACTGGGACCGCATTCCCAGCCCTGCCTTTGTGCTCGACGAAACGCGGCTGCGGCGCAACCTGACGCTCATCAATTACGTGCAGCAGCAGTCGGGGGCGCAGATTATCGTCGCCTTCAAGGGCTTTTCGATGTGGTCCACCTTTCCGCTGCTGCGCGAATACGGCATCACCGGGGCCACCGCGAGCAGCCTGAACGAGGCGATTCTGGCGAAAGAGGAAATGCAGGGCGAGGTGCATGTGTATGCCCCGGCCTACTCAGACGAGGACTTTCCCCGGATTCTGGAACTTGCCGACCACCTGGTCTTCAACTCGTTCGCGCAGTGGGAGCGCTTCAGGCCGCAGGTGCAGGCCGCCCGCGCCGGGGGCCGTGAGCTGCACGTCGGCATCCGCATCAACCCCGAGTACGCCGAGGTGGAAACCGACCTCTACAACCCCGCTGGGCCGTTTTCGCGCCTCGGCGTGACCCGCCGCGAGTTCCGCGAGGACCTGCTGGACGGCATCGATGGCCTGCATTTCCACACCCTGTGCGAAAAGGACTCCGACACGCTGGAGCGCACGCTGGAAGTCGTGGAGCGCAACTTTGGCGAGTTTTTGCCGCGCATGAACTGGGTCAATTTCGGCGGCGGGCACCTGATGACCCGCGAAGGCTACGACATTCCGCGCCTGATTCGGGTGGTGAAGGCCTTCCGTGAAAAGCACGGCGTGCACGTCATTCTGGAGCCCGGCAGCGCCTTCGGCTGGCAGACCGGCTGGCTGGTGAGCAGCGTGCTCGACGTGGTGCACAACGTCAAGGACGCCGCGCTGCTCGACGTTTCCGTCTCGGCCCACATGCCCGACGTGCTGGAAATGCCCTACCGCCCCCGCATCCTCGGCGCAGGCGACCCACCGCTCGACGACCACCGCGAGGCGCAGGACACTGGCAGCGGTTACCCCTACATCATCGGCGGCACCACCTGCCTCGCCGGGGACGTGGTGGGCGAGTACGTCTTTCCGCACGAGCTGAAGGTCGGCAGCCGGGTGGTCTTCGACGACATGATTCACTACACCATGGTCAAGACGACCTTTTTCAACGGCGTCAAGCACCCCGACATCGGCATTCTCCACGCCGACGGCAGCTACGAGCGCGTCAAGACGTTCGGGTACGAGGAGTTCAAGGCGAAATTGAGCTGA
- a CDS encoding response regulator yields the protein MAVMAYTILVADDEPAIRTMLEVILSADGHEIVAVPDGRAALAYLQSHTPDALLLDVKMPYMDGFEICSRVKRIKRLRGCAVLLLSTVDDDQTRDQAKLVGADDIVVKPVSGKLLRGRVNQLIEARRGGSLYPL from the coding sequence ATGGCGGTTATGGCGTATACCATTCTCGTCGCTGACGACGAGCCGGCCATCAGAACCATGCTGGAAGTCATCCTCTCCGCCGACGGGCACGAAATCGTGGCGGTGCCGGATGGCCGCGCCGCCCTGGCCTACCTGCAAAGCCACACCCCCGACGCCCTGCTGCTCGACGTGAAGATGCCCTACATGGACGGCTTCGAGATCTGCTCGCGGGTCAAGCGCATCAAACGCCTGCGCGGGTGTGCGGTGCTGCTGCTTTCCACCGTCGACGACGACCAGACGCGCGATCAGGCCAAACTGGTCGGCGCCGACGACATTGTGGTCAAGCCGGTGTCGGGCAAACTGCTGCGTGGCCGGGTCAACCAGCTCATCGAGGCGCGGCGCGGCGGGAGTCTCTATCCCCTTTGA
- the rpe gene encoding ribulose-phosphate 3-epimerase — protein sequence MSHSSASPAPARAVKLAPSILSCDFSRLGEELQAIAGADWAHVDVMDGAFVPNISFGLPILAAARRASNLPMDVHLMIERPERYLRDFAEAGADSITVHVEATQHIHRAVQQIKELGKKAGVTLNPGTPLEAVRPLLADVDLVLVMSVNPGFGGQKFIPASTERVRTLRGWLDEVNPQAELQVDGGVTPANARLLAEAGATCLVAGSAVYGADGGAAGVQRLRDALA from the coding sequence GTGAGTCACAGTTCTGCTTCCCCGGCGCCGGCCCGTGCGGTCAAGCTCGCCCCCAGCATTCTCTCGTGCGATTTCTCGCGGCTGGGAGAGGAGTTGCAGGCCATCGCCGGCGCCGATTGGGCGCATGTGGACGTGATGGACGGGGCCTTCGTGCCCAACATCTCCTTCGGGCTGCCGATTCTGGCGGCGGCGCGGCGGGCCTCGAACCTGCCGATGGACGTGCACCTGATGATCGAGCGGCCCGAGCGCTACCTGCGCGACTTTGCCGAGGCGGGCGCCGACAGCATCACTGTGCATGTGGAAGCCACCCAGCACATTCACCGCGCCGTGCAGCAGATCAAGGAACTCGGCAAAAAGGCGGGCGTGACGCTGAACCCCGGCACCCCGCTGGAAGCCGTGCGCCCACTGCTCGCCGACGTGGACCTCGTGCTGGTGATGAGCGTGAACCCCGGTTTCGGCGGTCAGAAGTTCATCCCCGCGAGCACCGAGCGTGTCCGCACTCTGCGCGGCTGGCTCGACGAGGTGAACCCGCAGGCCGAGTTGCAGGTGGACGGCGGCGTGACGCCCGCCAATGCTCGACTACTCGCCGAGGCCGGGGCCACTTGCCTCGTCGCGGGCAGCGCAGTGTACGGCGCGGACGGCGGCGCGGCGGGCGTGCAGCGGCTGCGTGACGCTCTGGCCTGA
- a CDS encoding alpha/beta fold hydrolase: protein MLHITDEVLDLGGRSLAVRWLRHELSSHEPSVQGQADRRAPLVFLHDSLGCTATWRDFPARLAELTGRDALLYDRLGHGGSGPFDRPRERDYLLHEAGEVLPAVLDACGVEGAALFGHSDGGSIALLAAAALPERVTGVIVEGAHIFNEPVTIAGVEQATSAYASTDIAARLVKYHGDKVDALYHAWTDTWTAPWFRDWSVEARLPGIQCPLLVIQGEDDEFGTLAQVRGMVDGASGPARALVLPNCGHTPHREARAAVEEAAVKFLRAVD, encoded by the coding sequence ATGCTTCACATCACCGACGAGGTGCTCGACCTCGGGGGCCGCTCGCTGGCCGTGCGCTGGCTGCGCCATGAGCTGTCCTCCCATGAGCCGTCCGTGCAGGGTCAGGCCGACCGGCGAGCGCCGCTGGTCTTCTTGCACGATTCGCTGGGCTGCACCGCCACCTGGCGCGACTTTCCGGCGCGGCTCGCCGAGCTGACCGGGCGCGACGCCCTGCTCTACGACCGCCTGGGGCATGGGGGGTCCGGTCCCTTCGACCGCCCGCGCGAGCGCGATTATCTGCTGCACGAGGCGGGCGAAGTGCTGCCGGCGGTGCTGGACGCCTGCGGCGTAGAGGGGGCGGCCCTCTTTGGCCACAGCGACGGCGGCTCGATTGCCCTGCTCGCCGCCGCCGCGCTGCCGGAGCGGGTGACCGGGGTCATCGTGGAAGGCGCCCACATCTTCAACGAGCCGGTGACGATTGCCGGGGTCGAGCAGGCCACCAGCGCCTACGCCAGCACCGACATCGCCGCGCGGCTGGTCAAGTACCACGGCGACAAGGTGGACGCCCTCTACCACGCCTGGACCGACACCTGGACGGCGCCCTGGTTCCGTGACTGGTCGGTAGAAGCCCGGCTGCCCGGTATCCAGTGCCCGCTGCTCGTCATTCAGGGCGAGGACGACGAATTCGGCACGCTGGCGCAGGTGCGCGGCATGGTGGACGGCGCGTCGGGGCCGGCGCGGGCGCTGGTGCTGCCAAACTGCGGTCACACCCCCCACCGCGAGGCGCGGGCGGCGGTGGAGGAAGCGGCGGTGAAGTTCTTGCGAGCCGTGGACTGA